A genomic region of Arachis hypogaea cultivar Tifrunner chromosome 5, arahy.Tifrunner.gnm2.J5K5, whole genome shotgun sequence contains the following coding sequences:
- the LOC112801679 gene encoding uncharacterized protein isoform X1 encodes MKLVMAEGDLAFVPTNTSHEAEPQSIEFDGQHLDSAGYKLQNHKVKQYENDNSIDFKKREQDSDLSSHNMQPEDCKSRTELDFSSCMNNPKNYCDAEFGDVIDPLSRSNDLETLMKLQNDMESVNKSATSQVPNPPDMIDSFEKSLDVYMDKSVTECEPEIAVCYRENSNVVKDICIDEGVPKMEKILFENVNEKAYNCIPSKNYDDGKKKKDSHEINPLHLPSTEESDQVSDNDDHSKDMMHIDENVAQKLGENVSTEIAFLQKLDTQTQQRDTQGSRSSDDSAEQVSGKLELHSQSVESKDTTEEAVLASHTLASEVDESNGDVENRNLTNVLGPSDPVACGNDECHRAVESQAFRPLDAVTDGQVATSQDRYTLGESSFSAVGPVSGRISYSGPVPYSGSISLRSDSSTTSTRSFAFPILQSEWNSSPIRMAKAEKRHYGKHRSCWSALCCRF; translated from the exons ATGAAACTAG ttatggCCGAAGGTGACTTGGCTTTCGTCCCTACAAATACTAGCCATGAGGCTGAACCTCAGTCGATTGAGTTTGATGGCCAACATCTAGACAGTGCTGGATACAAACTACAAAACCATAAAGTGAAGCAATATGAAAATGACAACTCAATTGATTTCAAGAAGCGTGAACAAGATTCAGACCTATCATCACATAACATGCAGCCAGAAGATTGCAAGTCTAGAACAGAACTTGATTTTTCTAGTTGCATGAACAATCCCAAAAATTATTGTGATGCAGAGTTCGGGGATGTTATTGATCCATTGTCTCGTTCTAATGATTTAGAGACACTTATGAAGTTACAGAATGATATGGAATCGGTTAATAAGTCGGCTACATCACAGGTCCCTAATCCTCCAGACATGATAGATTCATTTGAGAAGTCATTGGATGTCTATATGGACAAAAGCGTCACAGAATGCGAACCAGAAATTGCAGTTTGTTACAGAGAGAATAGTAATGTTGTCAAGGATATCTGTATTGATGAAGGAGTACCAAAGATGGAAAAGATTTTGTTTGAGAACGTCAATGAAAAGGCTTACAATTGCATTCCTTCCAAGAATTACGACGacggaaaaaagaagaaagacagCCATGAGATCAATCCACTGCATCTTCCATCAACGGAGGAATCTGATCAGGTTTCTGATAATGATGATCATTCCAAGGATATGATGCACATAGATGAGAATGTGGCTCAAAAACTTGGTGAAAATGTTAGCACAGAGATCGCTTTCCTGCAAAAGTTAGATACTCAAACACAACAACGAGATACGCAGGGTTCTAGGTCTTCTGATGACAGTGCTGAGCAG GTGTCTGGTAAGCTGGAATTGCATTCCCAATCTGTGGAATCCAAAGATACAACCGAGGAAGCAGTGTTAGCTAGCCACACTTTGGCATCAGAAGTTGATGAATCGAATGGTGATGTGGAGAACAGAAACTTAACTAATGTGTTGGGTCCTTCGGATCCTGTGGCTTGTGGCAATGATGAATGTCACCGAGCTGTTGAATCTCAAGCATTTAGGCCTCTAGATGCAGTGACCGATGGTCAGGTTGCAACTAGTCAGGATCGTTATACCTTAGGCGAGTCAAGTTTCTCTGCCGTTGGCCCTGTATCTGGTCGTATAAGTTACTCAGGGCCGGTGCCTTATTCCGGTAGCATTTCTCTTCGTTCAGATAGCAGTACAACCAGCACGAGGTCATTTGCCTTTCCAAT ATTGCAGTCTGAATGGAATAGCAGCCCGATCAGAATGGCAAAAGCGGAGAAAAGGCATTACGGGAAGCATCGCAGTTGCTGGAGTGCCCTTTGCTGTAGATTCTAA
- the LOC112801679 gene encoding uncharacterized protein isoform X2, with protein sequence MKLGDLAFVPTNTSHEAEPQSIEFDGQHLDSAGYKLQNHKVKQYENDNSIDFKKREQDSDLSSHNMQPEDCKSRTELDFSSCMNNPKNYCDAEFGDVIDPLSRSNDLETLMKLQNDMESVNKSATSQVPNPPDMIDSFEKSLDVYMDKSVTECEPEIAVCYRENSNVVKDICIDEGVPKMEKILFENVNEKAYNCIPSKNYDDGKKKKDSHEINPLHLPSTEESDQVSDNDDHSKDMMHIDENVAQKLGENVSTEIAFLQKLDTQTQQRDTQGSRSSDDSAEQVSGKLELHSQSVESKDTTEEAVLASHTLASEVDESNGDVENRNLTNVLGPSDPVACGNDECHRAVESQAFRPLDAVTDGQVATSQDRYTLGESSFSAVGPVSGRISYSGPVPYSGSISLRSDSSTTSTRSFAFPILQSEWNSSPIRMAKAEKRHYGKHRSCWSALCCRF encoded by the exons ATGAAACTAG GTGACTTGGCTTTCGTCCCTACAAATACTAGCCATGAGGCTGAACCTCAGTCGATTGAGTTTGATGGCCAACATCTAGACAGTGCTGGATACAAACTACAAAACCATAAAGTGAAGCAATATGAAAATGACAACTCAATTGATTTCAAGAAGCGTGAACAAGATTCAGACCTATCATCACATAACATGCAGCCAGAAGATTGCAAGTCTAGAACAGAACTTGATTTTTCTAGTTGCATGAACAATCCCAAAAATTATTGTGATGCAGAGTTCGGGGATGTTATTGATCCATTGTCTCGTTCTAATGATTTAGAGACACTTATGAAGTTACAGAATGATATGGAATCGGTTAATAAGTCGGCTACATCACAGGTCCCTAATCCTCCAGACATGATAGATTCATTTGAGAAGTCATTGGATGTCTATATGGACAAAAGCGTCACAGAATGCGAACCAGAAATTGCAGTTTGTTACAGAGAGAATAGTAATGTTGTCAAGGATATCTGTATTGATGAAGGAGTACCAAAGATGGAAAAGATTTTGTTTGAGAACGTCAATGAAAAGGCTTACAATTGCATTCCTTCCAAGAATTACGACGacggaaaaaagaagaaagacagCCATGAGATCAATCCACTGCATCTTCCATCAACGGAGGAATCTGATCAGGTTTCTGATAATGATGATCATTCCAAGGATATGATGCACATAGATGAGAATGTGGCTCAAAAACTTGGTGAAAATGTTAGCACAGAGATCGCTTTCCTGCAAAAGTTAGATACTCAAACACAACAACGAGATACGCAGGGTTCTAGGTCTTCTGATGACAGTGCTGAGCAG GTGTCTGGTAAGCTGGAATTGCATTCCCAATCTGTGGAATCCAAAGATACAACCGAGGAAGCAGTGTTAGCTAGCCACACTTTGGCATCAGAAGTTGATGAATCGAATGGTGATGTGGAGAACAGAAACTTAACTAATGTGTTGGGTCCTTCGGATCCTGTGGCTTGTGGCAATGATGAATGTCACCGAGCTGTTGAATCTCAAGCATTTAGGCCTCTAGATGCAGTGACCGATGGTCAGGTTGCAACTAGTCAGGATCGTTATACCTTAGGCGAGTCAAGTTTCTCTGCCGTTGGCCCTGTATCTGGTCGTATAAGTTACTCAGGGCCGGTGCCTTATTCCGGTAGCATTTCTCTTCGTTCAGATAGCAGTACAACCAGCACGAGGTCATTTGCCTTTCCAAT ATTGCAGTCTGAATGGAATAGCAGCCCGATCAGAATGGCAAAAGCGGAGAAAAGGCATTACGGGAAGCATCGCAGTTGCTGGAGTGCCCTTTGCTGTAGATTCTAA